One Thiocapsa bogorovii DNA segment encodes these proteins:
- a CDS encoding DUF4174 domain-containing protein has translation MSHCWNQRGSHPLSDRSKNRLLSLGLRLALSLGLFCSTAVTASQAPLTGLAPLRWQQRIILVDGQQIPDAVERLRRAQEAIDERDILWFVNQQGRLQSNYPGPLDGALAAELKRQYFSRSDAAVFLIGKDGGLKTGDQRLDLPRLFERIDAMPMRRREMEGGE, from the coding sequence ATGAGTCATTGCTGGAACCAGCGGGGTTCGCACCCGCTCAGCGACCGTTCGAAGAATCGGTTGCTCAGTCTCGGTCTGCGCCTCGCCCTGAGCTTGGGGCTCTTCTGTTCGACTGCGGTCACGGCATCACAGGCGCCACTCACCGGGCTTGCACCGCTGCGCTGGCAGCAGCGCATCATCCTGGTCGATGGGCAGCAAATCCCGGATGCCGTCGAGCGCCTGCGCAGAGCACAGGAGGCGATCGATGAGCGCGACATCCTCTGGTTCGTCAACCAGCAGGGCCGACTCCAGAGCAACTATCCAGGGCCGCTCGACGGTGCGCTTGCGGCGGAGCTGAAACGGCAGTACTTCAGCCGGTCCGATGCCGCTGTCTTCCTGATCGGCAAAGACGGGGGTCTCAAGACCGGCGATCAGCGCTTAGACCTGCCACGGCTGTTCGAGCGCATCGATGCGATGCCGATGCGACGACGGGAGATGGAGGGCGGTGAATGA
- a CDS encoding NAD(P)-dependent alcohol dehydrogenase has product MISTHQVMKAITYSEYGPPEVLRVEDVPKPACGNDEVLVRVRAAEATKADCELRRFRFAVNWFWLPLRLALGVRRPRQRVLGGYFAGEVAAVGKAVTGFSIGERVYGGTGLRLGTYAAYVALPARGPVAPMPATMEFAEAAAVPLGGLNALHFLGRANIQPGDEVLVNGAGGSIGAHAVQLAKSSGARVTAVDHGRKEGFLRRLGADTFVDYRQTDFTAGGQTYDIILSMVAGAPYGRCIRALRPGGRYLIANPRLSDMLRAWITNRFTRRRVVVAFAPETRAGLDALRELIEQGKIGPIVDRVEPMEQASEAHRRVEREERLGAIVLAIEDRLEAR; this is encoded by the coding sequence TTGATCAGCACGCATCAGGTGATGAAGGCGATTACCTACAGCGAATACGGCCCGCCGGAGGTGCTGCGGGTCGAGGATGTGCCCAAGCCTGCGTGTGGCAACGACGAGGTGCTGGTGCGGGTACGCGCGGCCGAGGCCACCAAGGCCGATTGCGAATTGCGCCGCTTTCGCTTCGCCGTGAACTGGTTCTGGTTGCCGCTGCGCTTGGCGCTGGGGGTGCGCCGTCCGCGCCAGCGCGTGTTGGGCGGATACTTCGCCGGTGAGGTCGCCGCGGTCGGCAAGGCCGTTACAGGGTTCTCGATTGGTGAGCGGGTCTACGGTGGGACCGGGCTACGCCTGGGCACTTATGCAGCCTATGTGGCCCTGCCGGCCCGTGGTCCGGTTGCTCCGATGCCGGCGACGATGGAGTTTGCGGAGGCCGCCGCGGTGCCGCTGGGCGGGTTGAACGCACTGCATTTTCTCGGCCGCGCGAACATTCAGCCGGGGGACGAGGTGCTGGTCAATGGTGCGGGCGGCAGTATTGGCGCCCATGCGGTGCAGCTCGCCAAGTCATCGGGCGCGCGCGTCACGGCGGTCGATCATGGCCGCAAGGAGGGGTTTCTGCGTCGCCTGGGCGCCGATACCTTCGTCGACTATCGACAAACGGACTTCACCGCCGGCGGTCAGACCTACGACATCATCCTGAGCATGGTCGCCGGCGCGCCCTATGGTCGCTGTATCCGCGCGTTGCGGCCCGGCGGACGTTACCTGATCGCCAATCCCCGCCTGTCCGATATGTTGCGAGCATGGATCACCAACCGTTTCACGCGCCGGCGCGTCGTCGTCGCCTTCGCCCCGGAGACCCGGGCCGGGTTGGACGCGCTGCGCGAACTGATCGAGCAGGGCAAGATCGGCCCGATCGTCGATCGCGTGGAGCCCATGGAGCAGGCGTCCGAGGCCCATCGTCGCGTCGAGCGCGAAGAGCGCTTGGGGGCGATTGTGCTGGCGATCGAGGATCGTCTCGAAGCGAGATAG
- a CDS encoding HdeA/HdeB family chaperone — MFAGGLVFAAEEPSTQKGLKEFACKDVMRLSDNQREYALALVHGYRLGKMNTTQDEIEVLAAMTDQFIDHCLDNPKDNALATFEKIGKSRRGCR, encoded by the coding sequence CTGTTCGCCGGGGGCTTGGTCTTTGCTGCCGAGGAGCCGTCAACCCAGAAAGGCCTCAAGGAGTTCGCGTGCAAGGACGTCATGCGCCTGTCCGACAACCAGCGGGAGTACGCACTGGCATTGGTACACGGCTACCGGCTCGGTAAGATGAACACCACGCAGGATGAGATCGAGGTCTTGGCAGCGATGACCGATCAGTTCATCGATCACTGCCTGGACAACCCCAAAGACAACGCGCTGGCGACGTTCGAGAAGATCGGCAAGTCACGACGGGGCTGCCGTTGA
- a CDS encoding tyrosine-type recombinase/integrase, which translates to MRFELTDQTREAVQAWIKEAALSDGDYLSPSRQSGSPHLSARQYARIVKRWIGLMGADPQEYGTHSLRRTKATLIYRQTKNLRAVQLLLGHREIESTVRYLGVEVDDALDIAEHIEC; encoded by the coding sequence GTGCGATTCGAACTGACCGACCAGACGCGCGAGGCCGTACAGGCCTGGATCAAAGAGGCCGCCCTCTCCGATGGGGATTATCTCTCCCCCAGTCGGCAAAGCGGCTCACCGCACTTGTCCGCCCGTCAGTACGCGCGCATCGTCAAGCGATGGATCGGACTCATGGGCGCTGATCCGCAGGAGTACGGGACGCACTCGCTGCGTCGGACCAAGGCGACGTTGATCTACCGTCAGACCAAGAACTTGCGCGCCGTCCAGCTGCTCTTGGGGCATCGCGAGATCGAAAGCACCGTGCGCTACTTGGGAGTGGAGGTTGACGACGCTCTCGACATTGCCGAGCACATCGAGTGCTGA
- a CDS encoding Rpn family recombination-promoting nuclease/putative transposase, translating to MAEHDPSYKLLFSHRDLVADLIRGFVHEDWVEQLDFTTLQRVSEIGISHDLREREDDMIWRLRWGERWVYVYLLLEFQSSVDRLMAVRLLTYVGLLYQDLAAAGEIPSGSPLPPVLPIVLYNGEKPWWAKTSLDDLIEPDLPEQLRRWQPQIRYLLLDEQRLADTDLAGQRNVAAALFRLENSRRPEDIERVLASLIDWLAAPEQDSLRRAFVVWLKRVLLPARVPGAELPNVNNLQEMRAMLAERVKTWTEEWKQQGLEQGIQQGIQQGIKEGLSRGEARLLRRQLVRRFGPLPAWAEARLEQAGEAELEVWADRVLDGTTLEEVLKEPI from the coding sequence ATGGCCGAACACGATCCTTCCTACAAGCTCCTGTTTTCGCATCGCGATCTGGTCGCGGACTTGATCCGAGGCTTCGTGCACGAGGATTGGGTCGAGCAATTGGACTTCACGACCCTACAGCGCGTCAGCGAGATCGGCATCAGCCACGACCTACGGGAGCGCGAGGACGACATGATTTGGCGGCTGCGCTGGGGCGAGCGCTGGGTCTACGTCTACTTGCTGCTGGAGTTTCAGTCGAGCGTCGATCGCCTCATGGCGGTGCGGCTGTTGACTTATGTCGGACTGCTCTATCAGGACCTCGCCGCCGCTGGCGAGATCCCCTCTGGAAGCCCGCTGCCTCCCGTGCTGCCGATCGTCCTTTACAATGGCGAGAAACCCTGGTGGGCCAAGACCAGTCTCGACGACTTGATCGAGCCGGATCTACCCGAGCAGCTGCGCCGATGGCAGCCGCAGATCCGCTATCTGCTGCTGGACGAGCAGCGGCTTGCGGATACCGATCTGGCGGGACAGCGCAATGTCGCCGCGGCCTTGTTCCGGCTCGAGAACAGTCGCCGGCCCGAGGATATCGAGCGGGTTCTGGCGAGTCTGATTGATTGGCTTGCCGCACCCGAGCAGGACAGTCTGCGTCGCGCCTTCGTCGTCTGGCTCAAGCGCGTGCTGCTGCCGGCGCGAGTGCCGGGCGCCGAGCTACCGAACGTCAACAATCTTCAGGAGATGCGCGCCATGTTGGCCGAACGGGTGAAGACCTGGACCGAGGAGTGGAAACAACAGGGACTGGAGCAAGGGATTCAGCAAGGGATTCAGCAAGGTATCAAGGAAGGATTGTCCCGGGGAGAGGCAAGGCTGCTGCGCCGGCAGTTGGTGCGGCGCTTCGGACCCCTGCCGGCCTGGGCCGAGGCACGCCTCGAGCAGGCGGGCGAGGCGGAACTCGAGGTTTGGGCCGATCGCGTCCTGGACGGCACGACCCTGGAAGAGGTCCTCAAGGAGCCGATCTAG